Proteins encoded together in one Peribacillus asahii window:
- a CDS encoding sensor histidine kinase — MSIKNIKTQSLDIILETMISTVGESKDEVFEIEEQCRRDFEALTKELEDIRVRVAFVITENDLLDKKARFARKRLSEVSRNFSKFSEQQVREAYEKAHQLQVDLEMNRQLEKQLRHRRDDLEFRLRNVQQTIDRASHLVSQITVVMNYLTQDFRFVGEALEEARRKQDFGLKIIEAQEQERKKLSREIHDGPAQMLANVMMRSDLIERVQRENGPDAALVEIKSLKGMVRSALYEVRRIIYDLRPMALDDLGLVPTLRKYLQTIEEYNKGAKLSFINLGQEKRLPSNMEVALFRLVQEAVQNALKHAEPTLIQVKLSISKEMVSVSAKDNGKGFDVAVQKENSFGLIGMKERVDLLEGELTIHSSPKEGTLVLIQIPFID; from the coding sequence ATGTCCATAAAAAATATCAAGACTCAATCTTTGGACATCATCCTGGAAACGATGATTAGCACGGTTGGTGAGAGCAAAGATGAAGTTTTTGAGATTGAAGAGCAGTGCCGCCGTGATTTTGAAGCATTAACGAAAGAGCTTGAAGATATTCGAGTCCGTGTAGCCTTTGTGATTACTGAGAATGACCTTCTAGATAAGAAGGCTCGATTTGCCAGAAAACGGCTTTCAGAGGTTAGCAGGAATTTTAGTAAATTTTCGGAACAACAAGTGCGTGAAGCCTATGAAAAGGCCCATCAGCTTCAAGTTGATTTAGAAATGAATCGACAGTTGGAGAAGCAATTGCGCCATCGTCGTGATGATTTAGAATTTCGATTAAGAAATGTACAGCAAACGATTGATCGAGCTTCTCACCTTGTTTCACAAATAACGGTTGTGATGAATTATTTAACACAAGATTTTAGATTTGTTGGCGAAGCTTTGGAAGAGGCTAGACGCAAGCAAGATTTTGGTTTAAAAATCATTGAAGCACAAGAGCAGGAACGGAAGAAGCTATCTAGGGAAATTCATGATGGTCCAGCGCAAATGCTTGCAAACGTGATGATGCGTTCAGATTTAATTGAGCGTGTGCAGCGTGAAAATGGTCCGGACGCTGCACTAGTTGAAATTAAAAGCTTAAAGGGTATGGTTCGCAGTGCTTTATATGAAGTACGTCGCATTATTTATGACCTGCGTCCTATGGCACTTGATGATTTAGGTTTAGTACCTACCCTCAGAAAATACTTGCAAACGATCGAAGAATATAACAAAGGTGCCAAATTAAGTTTTATTAATTTAGGACAAGAGAAGCGACTGCCTTCTAACATGGAGGTTGCCTTATTCCGGCTTGTGCAGGAAGCTGTTCAAAATGCTTTAAAACATGCAGAACCGACTCTTATTCAAGTGAAGTTATCAATCAGTAAAGAAATGGTGAGTGTTTCTGCGAAAGATAATGGAAAAGGGTTCGATGTGGCGGTTCAAAAGGAAAACTCATTTGGTTTAATTGGTATGAAGGAAAGAGTCGATTTATTAGAAGGAGAACTCACTATTCATTCATCTCCTAAAGAAGGTACACTTGTTCTTATTCAAATACCTTTTATAGATTAA
- a CDS encoding LCP family protein, with product MSTTRRVYKIKKTKKRRRKRVFLFLIPLLVLILGTSAYGAKLVLKAQNVFQEAYNPVEVSSKRDGEAVNPLEDNFSILFIGIDDSDERDFKGNSRSDALILATFNKDQKSVKLLSIPRDSYVYIPAKNTTTKINAAHAAGGPKATMDTIEELLDIPVDYYVRMNFNAFIEVVDALDGIEVDVPYALSEMDSNDKQGAIQLQPGLQTVTGEEALALARTRHQDSDIQRGERQQEILKAIMAKAMSVNGVTKYTNVIEAVGDNMSTNLQFSQIKGFINYVTADQGIDLESVKLKGNDLYLNGTYYYQLDETSVEEVRYVLQSHLNLAPTSTPTEAVQSPVQ from the coding sequence ATGTCTACTACTAGACGTGTTTATAAAATCAAAAAAACAAAAAAGAGGCGGCGTAAAAGAGTTTTTCTATTCCTTATCCCTCTGCTCGTTCTTATATTAGGCACATCCGCTTACGGAGCAAAATTAGTATTAAAAGCGCAAAATGTGTTTCAGGAAGCCTACAATCCTGTCGAGGTTTCTTCCAAACGTGATGGGGAAGCCGTCAATCCGCTTGAAGACAATTTCTCGATACTTTTTATTGGAATTGACGATAGTGATGAACGTGATTTTAAAGGAAACTCTCGTTCAGATGCGCTTATACTTGCTACGTTTAATAAAGATCAAAAGTCTGTTAAACTATTAAGCATTCCACGTGATTCCTATGTATATATACCAGCTAAAAACACAACAACGAAAATTAACGCAGCTCATGCAGCAGGCGGTCCAAAAGCAACGATGGATACGATTGAGGAATTATTAGATATTCCTGTCGATTATTACGTCCGCATGAACTTTAATGCATTTATCGAAGTGGTCGATGCACTCGATGGAATTGAAGTAGATGTTCCATATGCGCTTAGTGAAATGGATTCAAATGATAAACAAGGAGCTATTCAATTACAACCTGGCTTACAAACAGTAACAGGTGAAGAAGCTTTAGCACTTGCTCGTACACGACACCAAGATAGCGATATTCAGCGCGGGGAGCGTCAACAAGAAATTCTAAAAGCCATTATGGCGAAAGCAATGTCTGTTAACGGCGTGACGAAATATACGAATGTGATAGAAGCAGTTGGCGACAATATGTCAACGAACCTTCAATTCTCACAAATTAAAGGATTCATAAACTATGTTACAGCTGATCAAGGCATCGACCTTGAATCTGTAAAGCTTAAAGGAAATGATTTATATTTAAACGGAACGTATTATTATCAATTAGACGAAACATCTGTTGAAGAAGTGCGTTATGTTCTACAATCGCATTTAAACCTTGCACCAACGTCTACCCCAACAGAAGCTGTACAATCACCTGTACAATGA
- a CDS encoding glycosyltransferase family 4 protein, giving the protein MLLGALLIAFLLSMFLTPYVGKLAFKLGATDKPNARKVHSKIMPRMGGLAIFLSFLFTFLIFSDQVMQQLPLIIGAILIIIIGIADDMVELRAAPKFLGQIGAALIIVLWGGLEVEFINLPFGEPLQFGVLSIPITILWIVGIINAINLIDGLDGLAGGVSTIALITIAIMAVIKQDIFVATVAVTVIGATVGFLKYNFHPAKIFMGDTGAMFLGYVIAVLSLQGFKNVTMVSLIIPIIILGVPISDTFFAIIRRVVNKKPISAPDKSHLHHCLLNVGFTHKQTVILIYALAASFGLAAIIFSYATLWGALLIIAILLITIEIIVEKIGLVSSNYQPLLKILNLKNVKDKS; this is encoded by the coding sequence TGGGAAGTTAGCATTTAAACTAGGCGCAACAGATAAACCAAATGCACGAAAGGTACACAGTAAAATTATGCCGCGTATGGGCGGTTTAGCGATATTTTTAAGCTTTCTCTTTACTTTCTTAATCTTTAGTGACCAAGTGATGCAGCAGCTGCCATTAATCATTGGTGCTATTTTGATTATTATCATTGGAATTGCCGATGATATGGTTGAGTTGCGAGCAGCTCCTAAGTTTCTTGGACAAATTGGTGCAGCCTTGATTATTGTACTTTGGGGCGGTTTGGAAGTAGAGTTTATTAATCTACCATTTGGTGAGCCATTACAGTTCGGAGTATTGAGTATCCCTATTACTATTTTGTGGATTGTTGGGATTATTAATGCCATTAATTTAATTGACGGGTTAGATGGACTGGCTGGCGGTGTCTCAACGATTGCTTTAATTACGATTGCGATTATGGCGGTCATTAAACAAGATATTTTCGTAGCGACGGTTGCTGTAACTGTAATAGGAGCAACAGTTGGCTTCTTGAAATATAATTTTCATCCAGCGAAAATCTTTATGGGTGATACAGGAGCCATGTTTTTAGGGTACGTCATTGCCGTACTGTCTTTACAAGGGTTCAAAAACGTAACGATGGTTTCGTTAATTATTCCAATTATCATTCTAGGTGTGCCGATTTCGGATACGTTCTTTGCGATTATTCGCAGGGTCGTGAACAAAAAACCGATTTCTGCTCCGGATAAATCTCATTTACACCATTGTCTATTAAATGTAGGATTTACGCATAAACAAACGGTTATTCTTATTTATGCATTAGCTGCATCGTTCGGTTTAGCTGCGATTATTTTCTCCTATGCAACGTTATGGGGAGCTTTGTTAATCATAGCTATTTTACTAATTACGATTGAGATTATCGTAGAGAAGATTGGGCTTGTTAGCTCGAATTATCAACCATTATTGAAGATTCTTAATCTGAAGAATGTGAAGGATAAATCATAG
- a CDS encoding YigZ family protein yields the protein MLPYYLTVQHRGEHEIVIERSRFIAHVARTETEEEAQTFIAEIKKKHKDATHNCSAYLIGERNEIQKALDDGEPSGTAGVPILEVLKKKNLKDTTVVVTRYFGGIKLGAGGLIRAYSKSTSEGIEATGIVERKLMRVVSTKVDYTWLGKLENELRASIYTIKEIEYLDQVIIHIFAEEEKKQDYIDWMTELTNGQAIIQEGDILYLEQKISKS from the coding sequence ATGTTACCGTATTATTTAACTGTCCAGCATCGAGGGGAGCATGAAATCGTCATCGAGAGGTCGCGCTTTATTGCCCACGTTGCTCGTACAGAAACAGAAGAGGAAGCTCAAACATTTATCGCGGAAATTAAGAAAAAGCATAAAGATGCAACTCATAATTGCTCTGCTTATCTCATTGGGGAACGTAATGAAATTCAGAAAGCACTCGATGATGGAGAACCGAGCGGCACGGCCGGCGTTCCTATTCTCGAAGTTCTCAAAAAGAAAAACTTAAAAGATACAACCGTTGTCGTCACACGTTATTTTGGCGGCATTAAGCTTGGAGCTGGCGGTCTTATTCGCGCTTATAGTAAATCCACCTCTGAAGGCATTGAAGCAACCGGGATTGTCGAACGAAAGCTTATGCGTGTGGTTTCTACAAAAGTCGACTACACGTGGCTCGGTAAGCTCGAAAATGAATTACGTGCTTCCATCTATACGATTAAAGAAATCGAATACCTCGATCAAGTCATCATTCACATTTTCGCGGAAGAAGAAAAGAAGCAGGACTACATCGACTGGATGACCGAACTCACTAATGGACAAGCGATTATTCAAGAAGGAGATATCCTATATTTGGAACAAAAAATCAGCAAATCCTAG